In a single window of the Pyramidobacter porci genome:
- a CDS encoding GtrA family protein, with protein sequence MIETERERFREVAGYLFFGVLTTIVNYVGYYALTRGLDMGVTAATAWAWALAVLFAFVTNKLWVFRSRTRGLAALGRELSAFVAARLFSGLLDVAMMWLFAEQLGWPDMWVKIGDNVFVTALNYVFSKRWIFRERP encoded by the coding sequence ATGATTGAGACGGAACGGGAACGGTTCCGGGAAGTCGCCGGCTACCTCTTCTTCGGCGTGCTGACGACGATAGTCAACTACGTCGGCTATTACGCGCTGACGCGCGGGCTGGATATGGGCGTGACGGCGGCGACGGCCTGGGCCTGGGCGCTGGCGGTGCTGTTTGCGTTCGTGACCAACAAGCTCTGGGTCTTTCGCAGCCGCACGCGCGGCCTGGCGGCGCTGGGGCGCGAGCTGTCGGCCTTCGTGGCGGCGCGCCTCTTTTCCGGCCTGCTCGACGTGGCCATGATGTGGCTGTTCGCCGAGCAGCTGGGCTGGCCGGACATGTGGGTGAAAATCGGCGACAACGTGTTCGTCACGGCGCTCAACTACGTTTTCAGCAAGCGCTGGATTTTCCGCGAGCGGCCGTGA
- the ftsH gene encoding ATP-dependent zinc metalloprotease FtsH — MDEIKNPRKPLIYYYAIAMLVLMLFNLLAKPWLMRAQIDEVDYGTFIRMTEEKKIGKVNIEENQILFTDAEGKKVYRTGPMDDPGRTERLYQSGAKFSSEIVEQASPIVSMLLSWVVPLLLFWGLGQYMQKKLMNRMGGDSMMFGMGKSKARVYVKSTEGIKFSDVAGEDEAKENLAEIVEYLHNPGRYRDIGAKMPKGILLVGPPGTGKTMLAKAVAGESNVPFFSMSGSEFVEMFVGMGASKVRDLFKQAKEKAPCIVFIDEIDAIGTKRSGNVMGNDEREQTLNQLLTEMDGFEDNTGVIILAATNRPESLDPALTRPGRFDRRVPVELPDLKGREDILKVHAKKIKLEPNVDFNKVARMASGASGAELANIVNEAALRAVRDGRGEATQADLEESIEVVVAGYQKKNAILTDKEKMIVAYHEIGHALVAAMQSHSAPVQKITIIPRTSGALGYTMQVEEGNHYLMSKEELENKIATLTGGRAAEEVVFGSVTTGASNDIEQATRLARAMITRYGMSDDFGMVALETVTNQYLGGDASLACAPETQSLIDKKVVALVKEQHEKARKILADSRRTLDELAKVLYERETITGEEFMEILHAAPAQS, encoded by the coding sequence GTGGACGAAATCAAAAATCCCAGAAAACCGCTGATTTATTATTACGCGATCGCCATGCTCGTGCTGATGCTCTTCAACCTGCTGGCCAAGCCGTGGTTGATGCGCGCGCAGATCGACGAGGTGGACTATGGCACGTTCATCAGGATGACCGAAGAGAAAAAGATCGGCAAGGTCAACATCGAGGAGAATCAGATCCTCTTCACCGACGCCGAGGGCAAAAAGGTGTACCGCACCGGGCCGATGGACGACCCGGGGCGCACGGAGCGCCTCTACCAGTCGGGCGCCAAGTTTTCCAGCGAGATCGTCGAGCAGGCGTCGCCGATCGTCAGCATGCTGCTGTCGTGGGTGGTGCCGCTGCTGCTCTTCTGGGGGCTGGGCCAGTACATGCAGAAAAAGCTCATGAACCGCATGGGCGGCGATTCGATGATGTTCGGCATGGGCAAGAGCAAGGCCCGCGTTTACGTCAAATCCACCGAGGGCATCAAGTTCTCAGACGTGGCCGGCGAGGACGAGGCCAAGGAGAACCTGGCGGAGATCGTCGAGTACCTGCACAATCCCGGCCGCTACCGCGACATCGGCGCGAAGATGCCCAAGGGCATCCTGCTCGTCGGCCCGCCCGGCACCGGCAAGACCATGCTGGCCAAGGCCGTGGCCGGCGAGTCGAACGTGCCGTTTTTTTCCATGTCCGGTTCCGAGTTCGTAGAGATGTTCGTGGGCATGGGCGCGTCGAAAGTGCGCGACCTGTTCAAGCAGGCCAAGGAAAAAGCGCCCTGCATCGTCTTCATCGACGAGATCGACGCCATCGGCACCAAGCGCAGCGGCAACGTGATGGGCAACGACGAGCGCGAGCAGACGCTCAACCAGCTGCTCACGGAAATGGACGGCTTCGAGGACAACACGGGCGTGATCATCCTCGCCGCCACAAACCGTCCCGAGTCGCTCGACCCGGCCCTGACGCGCCCCGGCCGCTTCGACCGGCGCGTGCCCGTGGAGCTGCCCGACCTGAAAGGCCGTGAGGACATCCTCAAGGTGCACGCCAAGAAGATCAAGCTCGAGCCCAACGTCGATTTCAACAAAGTGGCGCGCATGGCCTCCGGCGCTTCCGGCGCCGAGCTGGCCAACATCGTCAACGAGGCGGCGCTGCGCGCCGTGCGCGACGGCCGCGGGGAGGCCACGCAGGCGGACCTCGAAGAGAGCATCGAAGTGGTCGTCGCCGGTTATCAGAAGAAGAACGCCATCCTCACCGACAAGGAAAAAATGATCGTCGCCTACCACGAGATCGGCCACGCCTTGGTCGCCGCCATGCAGAGCCATTCCGCGCCGGTGCAGAAGATCACGATCATCCCGCGCACGTCGGGCGCCCTCGGCTACACCATGCAGGTGGAAGAGGGCAACCATTACCTGATGAGCAAGGAAGAGCTGGAAAACAAGATCGCTACGCTCACCGGCGGCCGCGCCGCCGAGGAAGTCGTCTTCGGCTCCGTGACCACGGGCGCGTCCAACGACATCGAGCAGGCCACCAGGCTGGCCCGCGCCATGATCACGCGCTACGGCATGAGCGACGATTTCGGCATGGTGGCGCTGGAAACGGTGACCAACCAGTATCTGGGCGGCGACGCCTCGCTGGCCTGCGCGCCGGAGACGCAGTCGCTGATCGACAAGAAGGTCGTGGCGCTCGTCAAAGAGCAGCACGAAAAGGCCCGCAAAATCCTCGCCGACAGCCGCCGCACGCTCGACGAGCTGGCCAAGGTCCTTTACGAACGCGAGACCATCACCGGCGAAGAGTTCATGGAGATCCTTCACGCTGCGCCCGCGCAGTCCTAA
- a CDS encoding Hsp20/alpha crystallin family protein: MMVPSIWNDNLFDELDNVFNDHFFRRSPLYGRREQNMMKTDVRETENSYEVDVDLPGFKKENVNVQLQNGYLTISAAKQHSKEEKDAKGAFIRQERYEGSCSRSFYVGENIKKEDISAKLEDGILRLTFPKKTEKELEQSKLIEIE, translated from the coding sequence ATGATGGTACCGAGCATTTGGAACGACAATCTGTTTGACGAACTGGACAATGTGTTCAACGATCACTTCTTCCGCAGGAGTCCGCTGTACGGGCGCCGGGAACAGAACATGATGAAGACCGACGTGCGCGAGACGGAAAACAGCTACGAAGTGGATGTCGATCTGCCCGGCTTCAAGAAGGAAAACGTCAACGTCCAGCTGCAGAACGGCTATCTGACGATCAGCGCCGCCAAACAGCACTCCAAGGAGGAGAAGGACGCCAAAGGCGCTTTTATCCGCCAGGAGCGTTACGAGGGGAGCTGCTCGCGCAGCTTCTACGTGGGCGAGAACATCAAAAAGGAAGACATCAGCGCCAAGCTGGAAGACGGCATCCTGCGCCTGACCTTCCCGAAGAAGACGGAAAAGGAACTCGAACAGAGCAAGCTGATCGAAATCGAATAG
- a CDS encoding uracil-xanthine permease family protein: MARKELVYGVDDVPSLPILLLAGAQHVLTLFGATTLVPLIFGPAMGMTPAQIGFFISCVYFAMGVCTLIQTSPFGSGLPIVQGSSFSFIPPIMTIVGVYSAQGTNVILQYIGGALISGGVCLVLLGQFGLIGRIRRFVGPITVGTTIMAIGFSLAGTAISGNAAGYWPASLTVVVLIFLFGLGVKGRYVNIFSVLLSVVIVWGACFALSRAGVFQPGHPVYIGLDNVNSAKWFQFTGFMPWGMPKFSTVAFGAILAGFFSVILESIGDYFNVCNAAGLPDPTEQQISRGIRAEGLGCIFGGLTGAVACTSYTENIGLIGLTGVASRWVVRVGAILLIGMSMIGKFGALVATLPAPIIGGCYIALFGTIGALGIQALTRADMQKQRNVMIVGFSFLMALGLPGWVEAQKDLFFGWGIPGQILWAIGKTSMAVAGVSACLLDNLIPGTREERGFRD; the protein is encoded by the coding sequence ATGGCTCGGAAAGAACTGGTTTATGGAGTGGACGACGTACCGTCTCTGCCGATTTTGCTGCTGGCGGGCGCGCAGCACGTGCTCACGCTGTTCGGCGCGACGACGCTGGTGCCGCTGATCTTCGGCCCGGCGATGGGGATGACGCCGGCGCAGATCGGATTTTTCATTTCCTGCGTGTATTTCGCCATGGGGGTGTGCACGCTGATTCAGACCAGCCCGTTCGGTTCCGGGCTGCCGATCGTGCAGGGCTCGAGTTTCAGCTTCATCCCGCCGATCATGACGATCGTCGGCGTCTATTCGGCGCAGGGCACGAACGTGATTCTGCAGTACATCGGCGGGGCGCTGATCTCCGGGGGCGTGTGTCTGGTGCTGCTGGGACAGTTCGGGCTGATCGGCAGGATCCGCCGCTTCGTCGGCCCGATCACGGTGGGCACGACGATCATGGCGATCGGCTTCTCGCTGGCGGGCACGGCGATCAGCGGCAATGCCGCCGGGTACTGGCCGGCTTCGCTGACGGTGGTGGTGCTGATTTTCCTGTTCGGTCTGGGCGTGAAGGGGCGTTACGTCAACATCTTCTCGGTCCTTCTGAGCGTGGTCATCGTCTGGGGAGCGTGCTTCGCGCTGAGCCGCGCCGGCGTGTTCCAGCCGGGGCATCCCGTTTATATCGGTCTTGACAACGTGAACTCGGCCAAGTGGTTCCAGTTCACCGGCTTCATGCCCTGGGGCATGCCGAAGTTCAGCACGGTGGCGTTCGGCGCGATCCTGGCGGGGTTCTTCTCGGTCATTCTCGAAAGCATCGGCGACTACTTCAACGTCTGCAACGCGGCCGGGCTGCCCGATCCGACGGAGCAGCAGATCAGCCGGGGCATCCGCGCCGAGGGGCTGGGCTGCATCTTCGGCGGCCTGACGGGCGCGGTGGCCTGCACGAGCTATACCGAGAACATCGGCCTGATCGGCCTGACGGGCGTGGCTTCGCGCTGGGTGGTGCGCGTCGGCGCGATCCTGCTGATCGGCATGAGCATGATCGGCAAGTTCGGCGCGCTGGTAGCCACGCTGCCCGCGCCGATCATCGGCGGCTGCTACATCGCCCTGTTCGGCACCATCGGCGCGCTCGGCATCCAGGCGCTGACCCGCGCCGACATGCAGAAGCAGCGTAACGTGATGATCGTCGGCTTCTCTTTCCTGATGGCGCTGGGGCTGCCGGGCTGGGTGGAGGCGCAGAAGGATCTGTTCTTCGGCTGGGGCATTCCCGGACAGATCCTCTGGGCGATCGGCAAGACGTCGATGGCGGTGGCGGGCGTTTCGGCCTGCCTGCTGGACAATCTGATCCCCGGCACGCGCGAGGAGCGCGGCTTCAGGGACTGA
- a CDS encoding 3'-5' exonuclease, translating into MPLSIAETGFTALDIETTGLSPAFCGIVEIAALKIFPDGSQRPFQMLVDPGRPIPRDVSAIHGIDDAMVRGQPRAADAVAALVNFVGPSPLVLHNAPFDMSFLNPVVRRQRLQWDSPAVFDTLRLSRQAFPGLNSYSLESLSRFFDFDAGGHHRALADCRYCVQLFARILRKIRGLDMDFAAFAREYASSARLLAR; encoded by the coding sequence ATGCCTCTCTCCATCGCCGAAACGGGCTTCACCGCCCTCGACATCGAAACCACCGGATTGAGTCCCGCCTTTTGCGGCATCGTCGAGATCGCCGCGCTGAAAATCTTCCCCGACGGTTCGCAGCGGCCTTTCCAAATGCTGGTCGATCCCGGGCGTCCCATCCCGCGCGACGTCTCCGCCATCCACGGCATCGACGACGCCATGGTCCGCGGCCAGCCCCGCGCCGCCGACGCCGTCGCCGCGCTCGTAAACTTCGTGGGGCCGTCGCCGCTGGTGCTGCACAACGCGCCGTTCGACATGAGCTTTCTCAACCCCGTCGTGCGGCGTCAGCGCCTCCAATGGGACAGCCCCGCCGTCTTCGACACGCTCAGGCTGAGCCGGCAGGCCTTTCCCGGGCTGAACAGCTACAGCCTGGAAAGCCTGAGCCGCTTCTTCGACTTCGACGCCGGCGGGCACCACCGCGCGTTGGCCGACTGCCGCTATTGCGTCCAGCTCTTCGCGCGCATCCTGCGCAAGATCCGCGGGCTCGATATGGATTTCGCCGCGTTCGCGCGCGAATACGCCTCGTCGGCGCGATTGCTGGCAAGGTGA
- a CDS encoding 4Fe-4S binding protein — translation MAKTRKERGRLRQTVQLLWTALTNGYLAGFLKGKIYAGPLKNVCVPGLNCYSCPGALGACPVGSFQAMLTGFEPRLPLYVVGFLFAFGALLGRFVCGWLCPFGLVQDLLYKIPLGRKRLNLPGDRALRRLKYAVLALFVVILPLFVRDDLIGVSYPWFCKYICPSGTLMGGWTLLSLNENLRGAAGWLFTWKSALLIALIVLSVKSFRPFCKYLCPLGAFYGFFNRIALLRYGFDEQKCVACGRCAVSCPMTLKLPQGTNGDECIRCGRCIRACPTAALTPALKQSAAARRKPSPERP, via the coding sequence TTGGCTAAGACGCGAAAAGAGCGCGGCCGGCTGCGCCAGACCGTCCAGCTGCTGTGGACGGCCCTCACCAACGGCTACCTGGCCGGTTTCCTGAAAGGGAAGATCTACGCGGGGCCGTTGAAAAATGTCTGCGTCCCGGGGCTGAACTGCTATTCCTGTCCCGGCGCGCTGGGAGCCTGCCCGGTCGGCTCCTTCCAGGCCATGCTGACAGGATTCGAACCGCGGCTGCCGCTGTACGTCGTGGGCTTTCTGTTCGCGTTCGGGGCGCTGCTGGGGCGCTTCGTGTGCGGCTGGCTCTGCCCGTTCGGGCTGGTTCAGGACCTGCTTTACAAGATCCCGCTCGGGCGCAAGCGTCTGAACCTGCCCGGCGACCGCGCCCTGCGGCGGCTGAAATACGCCGTGCTGGCGCTGTTCGTCGTCATCCTGCCGCTGTTCGTGCGCGACGATCTGATCGGCGTCAGCTATCCGTGGTTCTGCAAGTACATCTGTCCTTCGGGTACGCTGATGGGCGGCTGGACGCTGCTGAGCCTGAACGAAAATCTGCGCGGCGCGGCCGGATGGCTGTTCACGTGGAAAAGCGCGCTGCTGATCGCGCTGATCGTCCTGTCGGTGAAGTCGTTCCGCCCTTTCTGCAAGTATCTGTGCCCCCTGGGCGCCTTTTATGGTTTCTTCAACCGCATTGCCCTGCTCCGCTACGGCTTCGACGAGCAGAAATGCGTCGCCTGCGGGCGCTGCGCCGTGTCCTGCCCAATGACGCTGAAACTGCCGCAGGGCACCAACGGGGACGAATGCATCCGTTGCGGCCGCTGCATTCGCGCCTGCCCCACCGCCGCCCTGACGCCGGCGCTCAAACAAAGCGCCGCCGCGCGGCGCAAGCCGTCGCCGGAACGTCCCTGA
- a CDS encoding CD1871A family CXXC motif-containing protein produces MKRYGAGWTCLLAGAALIAAGLWRGENFAVFQKAVKICLECVGIG; encoded by the coding sequence ATGAAAAGATACGGCGCAGGCTGGACGTGCCTGCTCGCCGGCGCCGCCCTGATCGCCGCGGGGCTGTGGCGCGGCGAGAACTTCGCCGTGTTCCAGAAGGCCGTCAAGATCTGTCTGGAGTGCGTGGGCATTGGCTAA
- a CDS encoding TlpA family protein disulfide reductase, whose amino-acid sequence MMKKFLLVVTVLAMMASSASAAKKIGAFKAADLEGAAHDEAIFRQAPLTMFNVWGTFCPPCLQEMPDLGRLAKEMAPQGVQIVGLLYDWFDMTGNKSDAQTKKAQTLIKRTGADYLHLLLDDGLAQYLGDFSAIPQTFFVNGRGEIVGEVTGARSAEQWREIIREMLAKAK is encoded by the coding sequence ATGATGAAAAAGTTTTTGCTTGTCGTAACGGTTCTGGCGATGATGGCTTCGTCCGCTTCCGCGGCGAAAAAGATCGGCGCGTTCAAAGCCGCGGATCTGGAAGGCGCGGCGCACGACGAGGCGATCTTCCGTCAGGCGCCGCTGACGATGTTCAACGTCTGGGGCACGTTCTGCCCGCCCTGTCTGCAGGAGATGCCCGACCTCGGCCGGCTGGCGAAGGAAATGGCGCCCCAAGGCGTGCAGATCGTCGGCCTGCTCTACGACTGGTTCGATATGACCGGCAACAAGAGCGACGCGCAGACCAAAAAGGCGCAGACGCTGATCAAGCGCACCGGAGCCGACTACCTTCACCTGCTGCTCGACGACGGTCTGGCGCAGTATCTCGGCGACTTCAGCGCCATTCCACAGACCTTCTTCGTGAACGGGCGCGGCGAGATCGTCGGCGAGGTGACGGGCGCACGGAGCGCCGAGCAGTGGCGGGAGATCATCCGCGAAATGCTGGCGAAGGCCAAATAA
- a CDS encoding TIGR02757 family protein, with translation MTPRHKRLALYLEELYERCNRRELVSPDPLQFLYRYEAPEDREIAALVASSLAYGRVATILKSVETVLGALAPSPRAAVEQGGETRWRETFASFRHRFTDGADVAALLDGARRVVSRWGSLGGCLISARRECGSLTGALDFLIAALENGRPSSLLCRPQRGSACKRHFLMLRWLVRRDEVDPGGWDGLDPAELTVPLDTHMYAVCRSLRFTRRRAADLKTAQEVTQAFARLSPRDPTRYDFALTRFGIRADMEQEALLAECRARSTKERVETK, from the coding sequence ATGACGCCGCGGCACAAGAGACTGGCGCTGTACCTTGAGGAACTGTACGAACGCTGCAACCGGCGCGAACTCGTCTCGCCCGACCCGCTGCAGTTCCTCTACCGCTACGAAGCGCCCGAAGACCGCGAGATCGCGGCGCTCGTCGCCTCGTCGCTGGCCTACGGGCGCGTGGCGACGATCCTCAAAAGCGTCGAAACCGTGCTCGGCGCGCTCGCCCCGTCGCCGCGAGCGGCCGTGGAACAAGGCGGCGAAACGCGGTGGCGCGAGACGTTCGCGTCGTTCCGGCACCGCTTCACCGACGGAGCCGACGTTGCGGCGCTGCTGGACGGCGCCAGGCGCGTCGTTTCCCGCTGGGGGAGCCTCGGCGGCTGCCTTATCTCGGCCCGGCGGGAATGCGGCTCGCTCACGGGCGCGCTCGATTTCCTCATCGCCGCACTGGAAAACGGCCGCCCCAGCAGCCTGCTGTGCCGTCCGCAGCGCGGCAGCGCCTGCAAGCGGCATTTTCTGATGCTGCGCTGGCTCGTCCGACGCGACGAAGTGGATCCCGGCGGCTGGGACGGGCTCGATCCCGCCGAGCTGACCGTGCCGCTTGACACGCACATGTACGCGGTGTGTCGGTCGCTGCGCTTCACGCGGCGCAGGGCGGCCGACCTGAAAACGGCGCAGGAAGTCACGCAGGCTTTTGCGCGCCTGTCGCCGCGCGACCCGACGCGCTACGATTTCGCGCTGACGCGGTTCGGCATCCGCGCCGACATGGAACAGGAAGCGTTGCTGGCGGAATGCCGGGCGCGCTCTACGAAGGAAAGGGTTGAAACGAAATGA